A genomic stretch from Psilocybe cubensis strain MGC-MH-2018 chromosome 1, whole genome shotgun sequence includes:
- a CDS encoding Mitotic spindle assembly checkpoint protein MAD2A — protein MASKQANRQAITLKGSTALVTDFFKYAVNTILFQREVYPSDDFHMVKKYGQTVLVTQDLALENYLERILKQVQKWLLTGSVTQLVLAIISKDTRTPLERWVFDIMLVEPPADGPDQSRQAKPESEIQSEIRAILKQIISMVTYLPVIHEPTVFNILAYTSESADVPAGEWVDTDPLAIEAGKSQQVKMRSFSTDVHRIEAMVAYRYDEEE, from the exons ATGGCATCAAAGCAAGCTAATCGCCAGGCTATTACTCTCAAAGGATCGACTGCTCTGGTAACtgatttcttcaaatatGCTGTAAACAC AATCTTATTCCAACGCGAAGTATATCCCTCAGATGATTTCCACATGGTAAAAAAGTACGGTCAAACTGTTCTGGTTACCCAAGACCTGGCTCTCGAAAACTACCTTGAAAG GATTTTGAAACAAGTTCAGA AATGGCTGCTCACTGGATCAGTTACACAACTTGTACTCGCGATCATCTCGAAAGACACAAGGACGCCACTCGAGCGTTGGGTGTTTGATATCATGTTGGTCGAGCCCCCAGCTGATGGACCAGACCAAAG CCGACAAGCCAAGCCGGAGTCCGAGATTCAATCCGAAATTAGGGCTATTTTAAAGCAAATCATCTCAATGGTGACTTATTTGCCCGTCATCCATGAACCAACGGTATTCAACATCCTGGCGTATACATCTGAATCTGCAGATGTGCCCGCAGGAGAGTGGGTGGACACGGATCCGCTTGCAATTGAAGCCGGAAAAAGCCAGCAGGTAAAGATGCGTAGCTTCAGCACTGATGTGCACCGTATTGAGGCGATGGTGGCATACCGATACGATGAGGAGGAGTAA
- a CDS encoding putative nucleoporin (putative nucleoporin C890.06): protein MATSISQSRSFPLPNTSTQNNPTSTRQVPGTKPAPVDLPALQNASRVLIDQLEKDAQIIPDLGETLTASGSQATSSYSIYPDDIRVPFQKRKFVGIPDGLFQYYETVNVTSHMGLMPEIERVWISIDHKLFLWDYNDGQEIASFTDQPDVITGVALVKPKTGLFIDDITYLLVICTPISVLLIGVALANQITPDGKSRRDIKLYATDLTISTDIEMTSVAGSSDGRIFMCGQQDGNLYELHYQQNESWFGKRIQLINHSVGRGHSLLPKFAAGSTDERIISVVSDVKRNCFYTLSATNVITMYAPAGDKGISRIQTLPSLYKSAQEKAPGSPALTPKSFQVVDIHVVDPSESRMGIQLIAITTNGVRLYFAPSLSYDYSYGSSSSSGGIRQISMVHVRLPPMNLIHPDEQEKVHRPAPTAYGIPQPPKPSTTGGYTVSYLDNTCYANGLVVATQAGDVDGTDYILCLAPDLTRIGNIGQLNLPPQQQQQPQFNSYQYNVGNNPNRRPLTEYATVLTIPGRTWAMASVPKDTISTPTGTPAPSGINELASQFGEYPNQFMLLTNVGLTFLVKRRALDYLRAVLEELHSEGNVQPIIEFRDSFGRDQTCSMLLGLACGSTFLDPSGTSTAGTINTVSPEIAAVAKQAFYDFGERPIWTERVMYGTTAENKGSAIYSGRREGFALYFARLVRPFWKKKITVANSSGVQVLNASETLLLNVQKNLYALKEFLTRNPHLFHSSPSEPTSSRAVVTEQEAWKAEQNSVSELQVLLTRTIEALSFVLLLNDYRFGELISKCDADVQKLIFDQSFEGLITTQHGMTISRALVNVVIDQQIGQQISVDTISEVLQQRCGSFCSTDDVMLYKAKENIRKAAETRNPNERQKCLTEALRLFSKGAKILEFEKLREIIGDFQQLNYAKGAVILPLTCAQVQDADNVGLECWYAGMIAGDTRRPLAEQRLLCYDLILDSLTVFEDKCSKQNSESTGGHPVDDHETVRSHAYELAFASEDEMFHSTLYDWLIQRNLADDLLEMRPAYLEAHLKREPATVQKFQLLWKFYVKNGQPLRAAEVLGALAESTQFELHLDSRLECLTLAVANAKSHPISVGGRHETAIAFLTDLEEKLDVAQVQLEIYNTLLPHIDDAPEIGNRIKSLSNQLFTMTELYEKFAIPFDLPAIKLLCLHVSEHRDDNIVKPIWHQIFDEIMNETDDPVERADLIMARVIPLGQRFYPSESSFPTRYIANLLIKFLLVNKEVLPMGWAARILRQCNVRFAEIWELFHEMYESQVPPFNDQANVQAISGEFAILITDWVTEATRPQANVLRAEFPVGRVDAAIDQYLSELEPARTETKALYEEAKRQLRRYW, encoded by the exons ATGGCAACATCCATATCCCAGTCTCGTTCTTTTCCTTTACCCAATACGTCAACTCAAAATAACCCAACTTCGACCCGGCAAGTACCAGGGACGAAGCCTGCACCTGTGGATCTCCCTGCTCTTCAAAATGCTAGTCGTGTCTTGATAGACCAGCTTGAAAAGGATGCCCAAATTATCCCTGATCTCGGAGAAACCTTGACTGCTT CTGGGAGCCAAGCCACTTCTTCTTATAGCATATACCCCGACGATATTCGAGTACCATTTCAGAAACGCAAATTTGTAGGGATTCCAGACGGCCTGTTTCAATATTATGAAA CTGTAAATGTCACTTCGCATATGGGTTTGATGCCCGAAATTGAGAGAGTGTGGATTTCTATCGACCACAAACTCTTTCTCTGGGATTACAATGATGG TCAAGAAATTGCTTCCTTCACCGACCAACCAGACGTCATCACTGGTGTTGCCCTTGTTAAGCCAAAAACGGGCCTATTCATCGACGATATAACCTATCTTCTTGTTATTTGCACTCCAATAAGCGTTCTCCTTATTGGCGTCGCCCTGGCAAACCAAATCACACCTGACGGAAAATCACGAAGAGACATTAAACTATATGCCACAGACCTTACCATCTCAACTGATATTGAAATGACTTCTGTCGCGGGATCCTCAGACGGCAGAATCTTCATGTGTGGCCAACAGGATGGAAACCTATATGAATTGCATTACCAACAAAACGAATCCTGGTTTGGGAAGCGAATTCAACTCATTAATCACTCAGTTGGGAGAGGACACAGCCTGCTTCCGAAGTTTGCAGCAGGCTCCACCGATG AACGTATCATCTCTGTGGTCTCTGATGTTAAAAGAAATTGCTTTTATACTCTCAGTGCAACAAACGTTATCACCATGTACGCCCCTGCAGGAGACAAGGGGATCTCACGTATTCAAACACTCCCGTCTCTTTACAAGTCAGCCCAGGAAAAAGCACCTGGGTCGCCTGCCCTGACTCCAAAGAGTTTTCAAGTTGTCGATATTCACGTTGTTGATCCCTCAGAATCACGTATGGGTATACAACTCATAGCCATTACGACAAATGGAGTCCGTCTCTACTTCGCCCCATCATTGTCATACGACTACTCTTATGGGTCTAGCTCTTCATCAGGTGGCATCCGCCAAATTTCCATGGTTCACGTACGTTTGCCACCGATGAATTTGATTCACCCGGATGAGCAAGAAAAAGTACATAGACCTGCACCGACTGCGTATGGGATCCCGCAGCCCCCAAAGCCATCAACGACAGGAGGATATACCGTATCTTATCTGGATAATACATGTTATGCAAATGGATTAGTTGTAGCAACTCAGGCAGGCGATGTCGATGGAACTGACTACATCCTCTGCCTTGCTCCGGACCTCACTCGTATCGGTAACATCGGCCAGCTTAACCTGCcaccgcagcagcagcagcagccccaGTTTAACAGCTACCAATACAATGTCGGAAACAACCCCAACAGACGACCGCTCACTGAATATGCTACTGTGTTGACGATACCAGGAAGAACATGGGCAATGGCCTCTGTACCTAAAGATACTATTTCAACTCCAACTGGCACACCTGCTCCTTCTGGCATAAACGAATTGGCCTCGCAATTTGGAGAATATCCCAATCAATTCATGCTTTTGACCAATGTAGGATTAACTTTCTTGGTTAAACGGCGAGCATTGGACTACCTTAGGGCAGTGCTAGAAGAATTGCATTCCGAAGGAAACGTTCAGCCTATCATTGAATTTCGAGATAG CTTTGGACGAGATCAGACGTGTTCGATGTTACTTGGTCTTGCCTGTGGCAGTACTTTCTTAGACCCATCCGGTACTTCTACAGCCGGCACTATCAATACTGTCAGCCCCGAAATTGCCGCTGTTGCTAAACAAGCATTCTATGACTTTGGGGAACGCCCTATTTGGACCGAACGGGTTATGTATGGAACTACCG CGGAGAATAAGGGATCAGCTATTTATAGTGGTAGAAGAGAAGGATTCGCTCTCTACTTTGCAAGGCTTGTCAGACCTTtctggaagaaaaaaatcacaGTTGCCAA TTCTTCGGGGGTGCAAGTGTTGAACGCCTCAGAAACTTTGTTACTTAACGTCCAAAAGAATCTTTATGCACTCAAAGAATTTTTGACTCGCAACCCTCATCTGTTCCACTCTTCTCCGAGCGAACCCACTTCAAGTCGCGCGGTCGTGACCGAACAAGAGGCATGGAAG GCTGAGCAAAATTCTGTGTCAGAATTGCAGGTACTTTTGACAAGGACCATAGAGGCACTTTCGTTCGTTTTGCTGCTGAACGATTACAGATTTGGAGAGCTTATATCCAA ATGTGACGCTGATGTACAAAAGTTGATTTTCGACCAATCATTCGAAGGATTGATTACCACTCAGCACGGAATGACAATCTCTAGAGCGCTTGTGAACGTTGTCATCGATCAGCAAATAGGACAGCAAATCAGC GTGGACACTATAAGCGAAGTGTTGCAGCAGAGATGCGGGTCATTCTGCAGCACTGACGATGTTATGTTGTATAAG GCAAAGGAAAATATCCGCAAAGCTGCTGAGACTCGAAACCCTAATGAGCGTCAAAAATGTCTTACTGAAGCATTACG ACTTTTTTCGAAAGGAGCCAAGATCTTGGAGTTTGAGAAACTTAGGGAGATCATTGGCGACTTCCAGCAATTGAATTATGCTAAAG GCGCTGTCATTCTCCCTCTCACGTGTGCACAAGTTCAAGACGCAGACAATGTTGGGCTAGAGTGCTGGTATGCCGGAATGATAGCTGGCGACACTCGCCGTCCACTCGCAGAACAAAGATTACTCTGCTACGATCTCATTTTGGACTCGTTAACAGTTTTCGAAGATAAGTGTAGCAAACAAAATTCAGAAAGTACCGGCGGTCATCCTGTAGACGACCATGAAACGGTTCGTAGTCATGCATACGAGCTTGCCTTTGCCAGTGAAGATGAGATGTTCCACTCTACTCTTTATGATTGGTTAATACAACGTAACCTCGCGGACGATCTGTTGGAG ATGAGGCCTGCATACCTGGAGGCGCATCTTAAACGCGAGCCTGCAACTGTCCAAAAGTTCCAATTACTATGGAAGTTCTATGTGAAGAACGGACAGCCGCTGAGAGCAGCTGAAGTACTTGGCGCGTTAGCGGAGTCAACGCA GTTTGAACTTCATTTGGACTCTAGACTAGAATGTCTTACTTTGGCCGTCGCGAATGCCAAATCACACCCAATTTCAGTTGGAGGCAGACACGAAACAGCGATCGCATTCCTGACAGATTTGGAAGAGAAGCTGGATGTTGCCCAAGTCCAATTAGAGATCTATAacaccctcctcccccatATTGATGATGCTCCCGAAATTGGAAATCGGATAAAATCACTTTCTAATCAATTGTTTACCATGACGGAG CTTTACGAAAAATTCGCCATTCCTTTCGACCTGCCCGCAATCAAGCTCTTATGCTTACATGTTTCAGAGCATCGGGATGATAACATCGTGAAACCCATTTGGCATCAGATATTCGACGAAA TCATGAATGAGACGGATGATCCGGTGGAAAGGGCAGATCTCATTATGGCTCGTGTAATTCCACTTGGTCAGCGCTTCTATCCGTCGGAAAGCTCATTCCCCACTC GATACATTGCGAATCTCTTGATCAAATTTTTGCTGGTCAATAAGGAAGTTCTTCCTATGGGTTGGGCAGCTCGTATTCTTAGACAGTGTAATGTCCGCTTCGCGGAAATATGGGAATTGTTTCATGAGATGTACGAATCACAA GTACCACCGTTCAACGACCAGGCGAATGTGCAGGCCATCTCTGGGGAGTTTGCTATCCtaataacagattgggtgACTGAGGCTACCCGACCCCAGGCTAATGTTCTGCGTGCAGAATTTCCCGTGGGGCGTGTTGACGCTGCTATCGATCAGTATCTTTCGGAGCTTGAACCTGCTCGCACAGAGACCAAAGCTTTGTACGAGGAAGCTAAACGCCAGCTTCGTAGATATTGGTAG
- a CDS encoding NADPH oxidase 1, with protein sequence MGETWFQREFLSPRRLFFNILFYGSHVALFAYGWWSQATNTRLAGLNTLKFSVWLSRGAGLVLAYDGGLILLPMLRNIIRVIRPKLAWAFPADENIWFHRQVAYSMAFWAMVHTTAHYVNFINVERTQIRKQTAQDIHYTQPGGITGHFMLLIMVLMYTTAHKKIRAQCFEAFWYTHHLAFFFMLGLYTHATGCFVRDTAEPDFIKSFPFYSTEHCLGYLSWRFIIWPGIIYFGERVWREIRARRATRLSKVLVHPSGAMELRIVKPSFKYTAGQWLFIQIPELSSFQWHPFTITSAPEDPYVSVHIRQVGDWTHSLGTRLGVGPSVVAAMTQAAMKGAEKDEKYGISRGDFVELDPTVSSITLPSVRIDGPYGAPAEDVFNNEVAILIGAGIGVTPFASILKHIWYRQKKGKLGSLRRVEFFWVCRDAPSFGWFQSLLQEVEAAQADPNFLRINIYLTQKIGEDMLWNIAVNDAGADYDPLTLLRSRTMFGRPDWKAIYSQMRQAIESGQYLPGSTSQLKTKVGTYFCGPGVLAKAIKEATVENSNKSVEFLFAKEHF encoded by the exons ATGGGCGAGACTTGGTTCCAACGAGAGTTTTTGTCGCCACGCCGACTTTTTTTTAATATTTTGTTCTATGGCTCTCATGTCGCCCTCTTTGCCTATGGCTGGTGGAGTCAG GCCACAAATACCAGGTTAGCTGGCCTCAATACTCTCAAATTCTCGGTTTGGTTGTCCCGCGGTGCGGGTCTGGTCCTGGCGTACGATGGAGGTCTCATACTCCTCCCCATGCTCCGCAACATCATCCGTGTCATTCGTCCCAAGCTCGCCTGGGCATTCCCCGCCGACGAAAACATCTGGTTCCACAGACAGGTTGCCTACTCTATGGCTTTCTGGGCCATGGTCCACACAACCGCCCACTACGTCAACTTTATCAATGTCGAACGCACCC AAATCCGTAAACAAACTGCCCAAGATATCCATTACACTCAACCCGGTGGCATAACTGGTCATTTCATGTTGCTTATCATGGTATTGATGTATACAACCGCCCACAAGAAGATCCGCGCTCAATGCTTCGAGGCTTTCTGGTACACTCACCACCTCGCATTCTTCTTCATGCTCGGCCTTTACACTCACGCAACTGGATGCTTCGTCCGAGACACTGCAGAGCCTGATTTCATCAAGTCATTCCCCTTCTACTCTACTGAGCACTGCCTGGGCTACTTGAGCTGGAGGTTCATTATCTGGCCCGGTATCATCTACTTTGGAGAACGTGTTTGGCGTGAGATCCGTGCACGCAGAGCTACCCGTCTCTCCAAGGTCCTCGTACATCCCAGTG GTGCCATGGAGCTTCGCATTGTCAAGCCAAGTTTCAAGTACACAGCCGGACAGTGGCTTTTCATCCAAATCCCGGAGTTATCAAGTTTCCAGTGGCATCCA TTCACCATCACCTCCGCACCCGAGGATCCATATGTTTCAGTGCACATCCGTCAGGTTGGAGACTGGACACATTCACTCGGAACACGCCTGGGAGTTGGCCCGTCCGTCGTTGCTGCCATGACTCAAGCTGCTATGAAGGGCGCTGAGAAGGATGAGAAATACGGCATCTCTCGTGGCGACTTCGTTGAACTTGACCCCACCGTTTCCTCTATCACGCTTCCCAGCGTGCGCATTGATGGTCCTTACGGTGCACCAGCCGAAGATGTGTTTAACAACGAAGTTGCTATACTCATTGGTGCTGGTATCGGTGTCACACCATTTGCGTCCATTCTCAAGCACATTTGGTACAGacaaaagaaaggaaagctTGGTTCTCTCCGTCGCGTCGAGTTCTTCTGGGTCTGCCGTGATGCCCCGTCTTTTGGGTGGTTCCAAAGCTTGCTTCAGGAAGTCGAAGCTGCTCAAGCTGATC CGAACTTCCTCCGTATCAACATCTACCTCACCCAAAAGATTGGAGAAGACATGCTCTGGAACATTGCCGTTAACGATGCTGGTGCAGATTACGACCCCTTGACACTCCTTAGGTCTCGTACCATGTTCGGACGCCCAGACTGGAAGGCCATCTATTCCCAAATGAGGCAAGCTATCGAGTCTGGCCAATACCTCCCCGGATCCACCTCGCAACTGAAAACCAAAGTCGGC ACATACTTTTGTGGACCTGGAGTTCTCGCCAAGGCAATCAAGGAGGCTACCGTTGAAAATTCTAACAAGTCTGTCGAATTCCTGTTTGCAAAG GAACACTTCTGA
- a CDS encoding E3 ubiquitin-protein ligase MARCHF8: MADQEKQCRICLDGVDAEPELGRLIRPCLCKGSISYVHVKCLEQWRKTSSSQSAFFACPQCHYEYRFARTQIVGLAANPIIVGGISGLLFTIIVMMASFITTFLMPAFNHPSEDNFYFFISPTQVASDLIAAAFRIIRDGEFEDIPEDPSWFWSPKDPLEDLVAPQAPGIVRRFIRRFILGLPLVGAASLVQMLISAPFIGPVQWIARYRGNRRNRDSKDIAAVIVVSLLIMGALRALYQVYRFTQKLTKRILLRAEDAILEVN, from the exons ATGGCAGACCAGGAGAAGCAATGTAGGATTTGTCTCGATGGCGTTGACGCAGAACCAGAGCTTGGCCGCTTGATTCGCCCCTGTCTTTGCAAGGGGTCTATTAGT TACGTGCACGTAAAATGTCTCGAACAGTGGAGAAAAACATCATCTTCACAGAGTGCATTTTTCGCCTGCCCTCAGTGTCACTATGAGTACCGATTTGCAAGAACACAAATTGTCGGCCTGGCAGCCAACCCCA TCATCGTAGGAGGCATATCTGGTCTTCTTTTTACCATCATCGTCATGATGGCATCGTTTATAACAACATTCCTAATGCCTGCTTTCAACCATCCTTCCGAGGATAACTTCTACTTCTTTATAAGCCCTACCCAAGTGGCCAGTGATCTGATAGCAGCAGCCTTTCGTATAATACGAGACGGTGAATTTGAAGACATACCCGAGGACCCATCATGGTTTTGGTCCCCAAAAGATCCACTGGAAGATCTCGTTGCCCCACAAGCACCAGGCATTGTTCGGCGATTTATTCGTAGATTCATCCTCGGATTGCCACTCGTGGGGGCAGCTTCGCTAGTGCAAATGCTGATTTCCGCCCCTTTCATCGGTCCTGTTCAATGGATAGCCCGATACAGAGGTAACCGCAGAAACCGAGACTCAAAAGATATTGCTGCTGTAATCGTGGTCAGCCTACTGATCATGGGAGCTTTAAG GGCTCTTTATCAAGTGTACCGATTCACTCAAAAGTTGACAAAACGTATTCTTCTGAGGGCAGAGGATGCCATATTGGAAGTCAATTAA
- a CDS encoding Serine/threonine-protein kinase BCK1/SLK1/SSP31, which yields MRYEKTGLRVNELEPHWTEGGGDGKERAEYATARTWRDRLSSKWRKILWRSLVTLQGLLDMQSNPSGAPKFRPPRTVTYKQSLEEYFFDPHGSSSTPVRRLNAAPRAETSRQATRRLPKESHKERPKAKIRWMKGELIGSGSHGRVYMGFNATTGEVMAVKQVELPQTASDRMKTDMKTIVEALKDERETLQDLDHDNIVQYLGFEENLETLNIFLQYVSGGTIGSSLRKCGKFKEEVTKYFTSQILEGLSYLHLKGIIHRDLKSDNILVEETGICKISDFGISKKLQEIDRAFSSMKGTSFWMAPEAISSEDGYTTKVDIWSVGCIVIEMWTGNRPWFGQELLPVLMKLINEKSAPPLPKDCHLSDAAKKFRNECFQPEPAKRSSASALLNHAYLELPSDWSFPGMQYLGYKPLNKSHDDITEFADLKEKTFIADPREPTIRAPSPVVPVNLGNSHPNLSSRQPHNPPVIAPPRLPSPPIVTIEPPGPRKDRMHRSDDSMTRAKRTSTASESSESQRSNQSFTRKARLVVYNPDDDDPQDTSRRRKEKQRENNQPPPFRYEPPPLPPIEKTPYSNNLAPLAPNRYPPFNNTGSTSKAIMPSQNDLSAPSSSSQAFPTDLNFVKNNENDTFSDTNSTLSTSSTWKKPPADLPISRKNSGERQEQYRTSQPLRVIPLSRHSQRNLGDTRPGVKEVLTHLENFFPSHNLNAVVENTMEEDTDRDTSHHKYVRKSVRTIAEEQIGSPIRRRQTRLWDSHPEEIKAPR from the exons ATGCGTTATGAGAAGACTGGGCTTAGAGTGAATGAATTAGAACCTCATTGGACGGAAGGAGGTGGggatggaaaagaaagagcAGAGTATGCCACTGCGCGTACCTGGCGCGATCGACTAAGTTCTAAATGGAGGAAAATTCTATGGCGGAGTCTCGT AACGTTGCAAGGCTTGCTTGACATGCAGAGCAATCCTTCAGGCGCGCCCAAATTCCGGCCCCCTCGTACTGTAACTTATAAGCAAAGTCTTGAAGAATACTTTTTTGATCCCCATGGTTCTTCGTCGACCCCAGTTCGTCGACTCAATGCGGCACCAAGAGCGGAGACAAGCCGTCAAGCCACCAGACGACTACCCAAAGAAAGCCATAAAGAGCGTCCCAAAG CAAAAATCCGATGGATGAAAGGTGAATTGATAGGCAGTGGAAGCCATGGAAGGGTGTATATGGGATTCAATGCTACCACTGGAGAGGTCATGGCCGTCAAACAGGTTGAACTACCGCAGACGGCGAGCGATAGAATGAAGACAGACATGAAGACAATCGTTGAGGCGCTCAAGGATGAACGAGAAACGTTGCAAGATCTCGACCATGATAATATCGTTCAATATCTTGGCTTTGAAGAAAACCTGGAAACTCTGAACAT ATTCTTGCAGTATGTCTCTGGCGGAACTATTGGCAGTTCTTTGCGCAAGTGTGGAAAGTTCAAAGAAGAAGTCACCAAATATTTTACTAGCCAAATTCTGGAAGGTCTTTCGTACCTACACCTTAAGGGTATCATCCATCGA GACCTGAAATCAGACAACATTCTCGTCGAAGAGACCGGAATCTGCAAAATCTCCGACTTTGGCATTTCAAAGAAACTCCAGGAAATTGACCGTGCTTTTTCTTCGATGAAGGGTACTTCTTTCTGGATGGCACCAGAAGCTATTTCATCAGAGGATGGGTACACCACCAAGGTAGACATATGGAGTGTAGGATGCATCGTTATAGAAATGTGGACCGGAAACAGACCATGGTTCGGTCAGGAACTTTTGCCTGTATTGATGAAG TTGATAAATGAGAAAAGCGCGCCTCCACTCCCTAAAGACTGTCATTTATCAGATGCTGCGAAGAAATTTAGGAACGAATGCTTTCAACC TGAACCGGCAAAGCGTTCTTCGGCCTCTGCGCTCCTGAACCATGCATATCTTGAACTCCCTTCAGATTGGTCATTCCCGGGGATGCAGTATCTGGGCTATAAACCTCTCAACAAAAGTCATGATGATATCACTGAATTTGCAGACCTTAAGGAGAAAACTTTCATCGCAGATCCCCGTGAACCTACGATTCGAGCGCCGTCCCCTGTCGTACCAGTGAATTTAGGGAATTCACATCCAAATCTTTCGTCTCGCCAACCACACAATCCCCCTGTGATAGCTCCTCCTAGGCTCCCCAGCCCACCGATAGTTACAATTGAGCCTCCGGGTCCACGAAAAGATAGAATGCATCGGTCGGACGACTCAATGACACGCGCCAAACGGACTTCTACAGCGTCTGAATCTTCAGAAAGCCAGAGATCCAACCAATCGTTTACCCGAAAAGCTCGCCTGGTTGTTTACAACCCAGACGATGATGACCCACAGGACACATCTCGGCGGCGAAAGGAAAAACAGCGTGAAAATAACCAACCACCACCTTTCAGATATGAGCCGCCACCGCTCCCACCAATAGAAAAGACACCTTATTCGAACAATCTTGCACCTTTGGCTCCAAACCGATATCCTCCCTTTAATAATACGGGAAGCACAAGTAAGGCAATCATGCCTTCACAAAATGATTTGTCTGCtccatcatcgtcttcgcAAGCCTTTCCGACGGATTTGAATTTTGTCAAGAATAACGAGAACGATACGTTCAGCGACACGAACAGCACGCTCAGCACATCTTCAACCTGGAAAAAACCTCCTGCCGATTTGCCCATCTCAAGAAAAAATTCTGGTGAGAGACAAGAGCAATACCGAACTTCACAACCACTACGTGTTATTCCACTCTCCAGACACTCTCAGAGAAATCTTGGCGACACAAGGCCCGGCGTCAAAGAGGTGCTTACGCATTTGGAGAATTTCTTCCCATCACATAATTTGAACGCTGTGGTTGAAAACACCATGGAAGAAGACACTGATCGGGATACTTCACACCATAAATACGTCAGGAAGAGTGTCAGGACGATAGCAGAAGAACAGATCGGGTCTCCTATTCGACGGCGACAGACCCGGCTATGGGACAGCCACCCGGAGGAAATCAAGGCCCCGAGATAA
- a CDS encoding RNA exonuclease 4 encodes MAPSIDRFIAISCTVVGVGPGGTTSLLARLAIVDYRGATIFDTYVTPTTTVTDYRTQQTGITHEHLNSAEAMSFADIQRHCSQFFRGKILVGHSLWNDLAGEAESNHLTLVEVRALTFFFDPSTVLGLPHRAIDTRDVGLYMPFRNALRSPSQTIGLQTLMWQLMSRRCQEGQINPVENARAALDLYRSDADAWEAAIGRGNWPCALPPSTFSRCYL; translated from the exons ATGGCTCCTTCAATCGACCGCTTCATTGCCATCTCGTGCACTGTTGTTGGGGTCGGTCCTGGTGGAACGACCAGCTTACTTGC ACGTCTCGCCATTGTGGACTATCGCGGCGCAACGATTTTCGACACATATGTCACGCCTACTACAACG GTGACAGACTATCGGACACAGCAAACGGGAATTACTCACGAACATTTAAATTCTG CGGAAGCGATGTCTTTTGCCGATATTCAAAGGCACTGTTCTCAATTTTTTAGAGGAAAAATCTTGGTCGGTCATAGTCTTTGGAATGATCTCGCTGGTGAGGCTGAATCTAACCATTTAACTTTGGTTGAAGTTCGAGCATTAACCTTCTTTTTCGACCCGTCCACAGTTCTTGGCTTGCCCCATCGGGCGATCGACACTCGCGACGTGGGACTATATATG CCATTTCGCAACGCCTTGAGAAGCCCAAGCCAAACAATTGGACTCCAAACTCTCATGTGGCAACTCATGTCAAGGCGCTGCCAAGAGGGACAGATAAACCCG GTTGAGAATGCTCGTGCGGCTTTGGATCTTTATCGAAGCGACGCAGATGCATGGGAGGCGGCCATTGGCCGAGGAAATTGGCCATGTGCTCTTCCGCCGAGTACCTTCTCTCGCTGTTACCTTTGA